A window of Dickeya zeae NCPPB 2538 contains these coding sequences:
- a CDS encoding pectate lyase, with protein sequence MAYPTTGTSGMVGFAKAGGTTGGVGGTVVSITSLSDLKTHVAGTDAKILVINANISASALTKVSLGANKSIIGSYSSNTLTNIHFRSTSSSKNIIFQNLTFKHTSTINGNDDIQIYLTSGSKYWLDHLTFPGHDYTLTDGGLDKLIYIGDKADYITISNCLFKNHEYGLILGYPQDGSSNGSTYDGYPHLTICHCYFSNIYVRAPGLMRYGYFHAYNNFIDKYQLGFTLAQNAKIVSEYNYFGTTSSSNKGMLDDKGNGTFTDTGSTPSITNQTSSASKWTPSSNYSYTLKTVSEAKTFAQKYAGVQSSSLTFGG encoded by the coding sequence ATGGCCTATCCAACTACTGGCACTTCCGGTATGGTCGGTTTTGCAAAAGCGGGCGGCACCACTGGTGGTGTCGGCGGTACTGTGGTTTCGATTACCAGTCTGAGCGACCTGAAAACCCATGTGGCGGGAACAGATGCGAAAATTCTGGTGATTAATGCCAATATCAGTGCCAGCGCATTAACCAAGGTATCGCTGGGGGCGAATAAATCGATTATTGGTTCTTATAGCAGTAATACGCTGACCAATATTCATTTTCGCAGTACGTCGAGTTCGAAGAATATTATTTTTCAAAATCTGACGTTTAAACATACCAGCACTATCAACGGTAATGACGATATTCAGATTTACCTCACGAGCGGTAGTAAATACTGGCTGGATCACCTCACTTTCCCTGGCCACGATTATACGCTGACCGACGGTGGACTGGATAAACTGATTTATATCGGAGACAAAGCCGATTACATCACCATTAGCAATTGCCTGTTTAAAAACCATGAATACGGATTGATCTTAGGTTATCCGCAGGATGGCAGCAGCAATGGTTCCACTTACGACGGTTACCCTCACCTGACTATTTGCCACTGCTATTTCAGCAATATCTACGTGCGCGCGCCGGGGTTGATGCGTTACGGCTATTTCCACGCCTATAACAACTTCATCGACAAATACCAACTGGGGTTCACACTGGCACAGAATGCCAAGATTGTGTCCGAATATAACTATTTTGGTACTACCAGCAGCAGTAACAAAGGGATGCTGGACGACAAAGGGAACGGGACGTTTACCGATACCGGTAGTACACCGTCCATTACCAACCAAACCTCGTCGGCCAGCAAGTGGACGCCGTCCTCCAATTACAGTTACACGTTGAAGACGGTTTCTGAGGCCAAAACCTTTGCCCAGAAATACGCTGGGGTACAAAGCAGTAGCCTGACTTTCGGCGGATAA
- the uhpA gene encoding transcriptional regulator UhpA — MITLALIDDHLIVRSGFAQLLGLEPDMQIVGEFGSGREALAGLPGRGAQVCICDISMPDCTGLELLSQLPKGMAVIMLSVHDSPALIEQALNAGARGFLSKRCSPDELIAAVRTVAGGGCYLTPDIALKLASGRRDPLTRRERQVAEKLAQGMAVKTIAAELGLSPKTVHVHRANLMEKLGVSNDVELARRMFDGW; from the coding sequence ATGATTACCCTTGCCCTGATTGATGATCATCTTATTGTCCGTTCTGGTTTTGCCCAATTGCTGGGGCTGGAGCCCGATATGCAGATAGTCGGGGAGTTCGGCTCCGGGCGCGAGGCGCTGGCGGGATTGCCGGGGCGGGGGGCTCAGGTGTGTATCTGTGATATTTCTATGCCCGATTGCACTGGGCTTGAACTGCTTAGCCAACTTCCGAAGGGGATGGCGGTGATTATGCTGTCGGTGCACGATAGCCCGGCACTGATTGAGCAGGCGCTGAATGCTGGCGCGCGTGGTTTTCTCTCTAAGCGTTGCAGCCCGGATGAACTGATTGCCGCCGTGCGTACCGTGGCGGGTGGCGGGTGTTATCTGACGCCGGATATCGCCCTGAAACTGGCGTCCGGCAGGCGGGATCCCTTGACGCGTCGCGAACGCCAGGTGGCGGAAAAACTGGCGCAGGGGATGGCGGTGAAAACCATCGCTGCAGAGTTGGGGTTGTCGCCAAAAACCGTTCACGTTCATCGCGCCAACCTGATGGAAAAACTGGGCGTCAGCAATGACGTGGAACTGGCCCGACGCATGTTTGATGGTTGGTGA
- the uhpB gene encoding signal transduction histidine-protein kinase/phosphatase UhpB, which produces MRPIVTWLIAAFASSFIFCAAWFCLWSISLHLVARPDLAVLLFPFGLRQGLMLQSPRRFWPVLLASEWLLLVWLANEVALTHLPLLLTGSILALLPVMLASRQARQDDWHTLLLQGGALIAAALLQSLPWLGHSEDSLTVLLLTLTGGLTLSPTCLLIWHYLSSSTWLPLGPSLVSQPVNWRGRHLLWYLLLFVVSLGLQLGLPADLSRFTPFCLALPIIALAWHYGWQGALIATLMNAIALIASQTWHEHPVDLLLSLLAQSLTGLLLGAGIQRLRELNVSLQNQLARNRRLAERLLEMEEYVRRDVARELHDDIGQTITAIRTQAGILQRLAPESRHVRQSSTLIEQLSLSVYDSVRRLMGRLRPRQLDDLTLEQAVRSLMREMELEEQGIISHLDWHIDEASLGEGLRVTLFRVCQEGLNNIVKHANASAVTLQAWQQDERLMLVIEDDGCGLPPGSGSGGFGLLGMRERVSALGGTLQLSCTHGTRVTVSVPLSASKES; this is translated from the coding sequence ATGCGCCCGATTGTCACCTGGCTCATTGCCGCTTTCGCCAGCAGTTTTATCTTTTGCGCCGCGTGGTTTTGCCTGTGGAGCATCAGCCTGCATCTGGTTGCGCGCCCGGATCTGGCGGTGTTGCTGTTTCCTTTCGGTTTGCGGCAGGGGTTGATGCTGCAATCGCCACGTCGTTTCTGGCCGGTGTTGCTGGCGAGCGAATGGCTGTTGCTGGTCTGGCTTGCAAATGAAGTCGCGTTGACTCATCTCCCGTTGTTGTTAACGGGCAGCATACTGGCGTTGCTGCCGGTGATGCTGGCATCCCGACAGGCCCGTCAGGATGACTGGCACACGCTGCTGTTGCAAGGCGGTGCGCTGATTGCAGCCGCGTTGTTGCAATCCCTGCCGTGGCTTGGCCACAGTGAAGACTCACTGACCGTGTTATTGCTAACGCTGACCGGTGGGCTGACGCTCTCGCCGACTTGTTTGCTTATCTGGCATTACCTGTCCAGCTCGACCTGGCTACCGCTGGGGCCATCGCTGGTGTCGCAGCCGGTGAACTGGCGTGGGCGTCATCTGCTGTGGTATCTGCTGCTGTTTGTGGTCAGTCTGGGGCTGCAACTGGGGCTACCGGCGGATTTGTCGCGCTTTACCCCGTTTTGTCTGGCGCTGCCGATCATCGCGCTGGCCTGGCATTATGGCTGGCAGGGGGCGCTGATTGCCACGTTAATGAATGCGATTGCGCTTATCGCCAGCCAGACCTGGCATGAGCATCCGGTGGATTTATTGCTCTCGTTGCTGGCTCAGAGCCTGACCGGGTTATTGCTCGGTGCGGGTATCCAGCGCTTGCGTGAACTGAATGTGTCGCTGCAAAACCAACTGGCGCGTAATCGCCGTCTGGCGGAACGCCTGCTGGAGATGGAGGAATACGTGCGACGCGATGTCGCACGGGAATTGCATGACGATATTGGTCAGACGATAACCGCCATTCGCACACAGGCGGGTATTCTTCAGCGGCTGGCCCCGGAAAGCCGCCATGTCCGTCAAAGTAGCACGCTCATTGAGCAATTATCGCTGAGTGTGTATGACTCGGTGCGGCGATTGATGGGGCGTTTGCGCCCGCGCCAGTTGGACGACCTCACGCTGGAACAGGCGGTACGTTCGTTGATGCGCGAGATGGAGCTGGAAGAGCAGGGGATCATCAGCCACCTCGACTGGCATATCGACGAAGCGTCGCTCGGTGAAGGGTTGCGGGTCACGCTGTTTCGCGTCTGTCAGGAAGGGTTAAATAATATTGTCAAACACGCCAACGCCAGTGCGGTGACGCTACAGGCCTGGCAGCAGGATGAACGCCTGATGCTGGTTATCGAGGACGACGGTTGCGGGCTGCCGCCCGGCTCCGGTTCGGGTGGGTTTGGTCTGCTTGGGATGCGTGAGCGCGTGAGCGCGCTGGGTGGCACCCTGCAACTTTCCTGTACTCACGGTACGCGTGTCACCGTCAGTGTGCCGTTGTCTGCCAGCAAGGAGTCTTGA
- a CDS encoding MFS transporter: MSGFPHPRFSLIRFLNIPASAPPLRDRQAIDDTYRYWRRHILITLYLGYALFYFTRKSFNAAVPEILASGLMARTDIGLLATLFYVTYGASKFLSGVVSDRSNARYFMGMGLLATGVTNILFGFSSSLWAFATLWMANAFFQGWGAPVCARLLTSWYSRTERGGWWALWNTAHNVGGAVIPMVVGAATLHYGWRAGMMIAGTLAIAAGLFLCWRLRDKPQTLGLPHVGEWRQDALEIAQQQEGAGLSHREILHKYVFTNPYIWLLACCYVLVYVVRAAINDWGNLYMSETLGVDLVTANSAVTMFELGGFIGALVAGWGSDKVFNGNRGPMNLIFAAGILLSVGSLWLMPFASYVMQATCFFTTGFFVFGPQMLIGMAAAECSHKDAAGAATGFVGLFAYLGASLSGWPLARIMDIWHWTGFFAVIAVAGGISALLLLPFLRASSPRTTADVARTDVV, encoded by the coding sequence ATGTCCGGCTTCCCTCACCCCCGTTTCTCCCTCATCCGGTTCCTGAATATTCCCGCCAGCGCACCGCCGCTGCGCGACCGTCAGGCGATTGACGACACCTATCGTTACTGGCGTCGTCATATCCTGATTACGCTGTATCTGGGCTATGCGCTGTTTTACTTCACCCGGAAAAGTTTTAACGCCGCGGTGCCGGAGATCCTCGCCAGTGGGTTAATGGCGCGCACGGATATCGGGCTGTTGGCCACGTTATTTTATGTGACATACGGGGCGTCGAAATTCCTGTCGGGTGTGGTGAGTGACCGTTCCAATGCCCGCTATTTTATGGGGATGGGGCTGCTGGCGACCGGCGTGACCAATATTTTGTTTGGCTTTTCCTCATCGCTGTGGGCGTTTGCGACATTGTGGATGGCGAATGCCTTTTTCCAGGGCTGGGGCGCGCCGGTATGCGCCAGACTGCTCACCAGTTGGTATTCGCGCACCGAGCGTGGCGGCTGGTGGGCGCTGTGGAATACGGCGCATAACGTGGGTGGCGCGGTGATCCCGATGGTGGTGGGGGCGGCGACACTGCATTACGGCTGGCGCGCCGGGATGATGATCGCCGGAACGCTCGCGATCGCCGCCGGGTTGTTTTTATGCTGGCGGCTACGTGATAAGCCGCAGACGCTTGGTCTGCCGCATGTCGGGGAATGGCGGCAGGATGCGCTGGAGATAGCGCAACAGCAGGAAGGCGCTGGCTTGTCACACCGGGAGATTCTGCATAAGTATGTGTTCACTAACCCATACATCTGGCTACTGGCGTGCTGTTACGTGCTGGTGTACGTGGTGCGCGCCGCCATTAACGACTGGGGCAACCTTTACATGTCGGAAACGCTGGGGGTGGATCTGGTGACAGCGAACTCGGCGGTGACCATGTTTGAGCTGGGCGGGTTTATCGGCGCACTGGTAGCCGGGTGGGGGTCGGACAAAGTGTTTAACGGCAACCGCGGCCCGATGAACCTGATTTTTGCCGCTGGCATTTTGTTGTCTGTCGGCTCGTTGTGGCTGATGCCATTCGCCAGCTATGTGATGCAGGCTACCTGTTTCTTTACCACCGGGTTCTTCGTTTTTGGCCCGCAGATGCTCATCGGCATGGCGGCGGCTGAATGTTCTCACAAAGATGCTGCCGGTGCAGCCACCGGGTTTGTCGGGTTGTTTGCCTATTTGGGGGCGTCGCTGTCGGGCTGGCCGCTGGCGCGTATCATGGACATCTGGCACTGGACCGGTTTTTTCGCGGTCATTGCCGTCGCGGGCGGCATCTCTGCACTGTTGTTACTGCCTTTCCTGCGTGCGTCGTCGCCGCGAACCACAGCAGATGTCGCGCGAACAGATGTAGTATGA